One stretch of Zingiber officinale cultivar Zhangliang chromosome 6B, Zo_v1.1, whole genome shotgun sequence DNA includes these proteins:
- the LOC121992190 gene encoding ubiquitin-related modifier 1 homolog: MHLTLEFGGGLELLCQSIKIHTVDVNPKPGEEKLLMRDLLSWVKSNLIKERPEMFVKGDSVRPGVLVLINDCDWELCGGIDTALEEKDVVVFISTLHGG; this comes from the exons ATGCATCTCACGCTCGAATTCGG CGGCGGCCTTGAGCTGCTCTGCCAATCCATCAAGATCCACACCGTGGACGTCAATCCAAAACCCGGAGAGGAAAAG TTATTGATGCGTGACCTCTTGTCCTGGGTCAAGTCGAATCTGATTAAGGAGCGGCCTGAGATGTTCGTGAAAGGGGACTCGGT GAGACCTGGAGTGTTGGTTCTCATAAACGATTGCGACTGGGAACTTTGTGGTGGCATTGACACTGCGCTGGAAGAGAAGGACGTCGTGGTGTTCATTTCTACCTTGCATGGTGGTTGA
- the LOC121992191 gene encoding E3 ubiquitin-protein ligase At4g11680-like, whose product MAAASLATPGAASSADPAPLLGTRNGGRRSGRGWGLLHTARFLRRASGRHMMREPSMMVRETAAAHLEERQSDWAYSKPVVLLDILWNLAFVGVGVGVLVKSNDETPSMPLRLWIVGYALQCILHMVCVCIEYRRRQIPEGAHLDEEEGGSGRTSDSNSPNAIGEAADDEQGEQGGSTSFVKHLESANTMFSFIWWIIGFYWVSAGGQELTHDAPQLYWLCIVFLAFDVFFVVFCVALACVIGIAVCCCLPCIIAILYAVADQEGASEEDICQLPKYKFRKIEDSEKLDELSGRFSGIMTECGSDPPVEHALSAEDAECCICLSPYEDGVELRELPCNHHFHCGCIDKWLHINATCPLCKFNIIKSNNNGGEV is encoded by the exons ATGGCTGCTGCGAGCCTGGCGACCCCCGGCGCTGCCTCGAGCGCCGACCCCGCCCCGCTGCTCGGTACCCGCAACGGCGGCCGCCGCTCCGGCCGCGGATGGGGCCTTCTTCACACCGCTCGGTTCCTCCGACGAGCGAGTGGCCGGCACATGATGCGGGAGCCGTCGATGATGGTGCGGGAGACGGCGGCGGCGCATCTGGAGGAGCGGCAGAGCGACTGGGCCTACTCCAAGCCCGTGGTTTTGCTCGATATCCTGTGGAACCTCGCATTTGTGGGCGTCGGCGTCGGGGTGTTGGTCAAGAGCAACGATGAGACGCCGTCGATGCCTCTTCGGTTGTGGATCGTCGGGTACGCGCTACAGTGCATCCTGCATATGGTTTGTGTGTGTATCGAGTATAGGCGTAGGCAGATTCCCGAGGGGGCTCACCTGGACGAGGAAGAAGGCGGGAGTGGAAGGACCTCCGACTCAAATTCACCAAATGCAATAGGAGAGGCTGCAGACGATGAGCAGGGTGAGCAAGGAGGCAGTACTAG TTTTGTGAAACATTTGGAGTCTGCAAACACTATGTTCTCATTCATATGGTGGATTATTGGATTTTATTGGGTTTCTGCTGGAGGACAAGAGCTGACCCATGATGCGCCACAACTTTACTG GCTGTGCATAGTTTTCCTAGCGTTTGATGTATTCTTTGTTGTCTTCTGTGTTGCTTTGGCATGTGTAATTGGTATAGCTGTGTGTTGCTGTCTGCCTTGCATCATTGCAATTTTGTATGCTGTTGCTGATCAG GAAGGAGCATCTGAAGAAGATATATGCCAACTACCAAAATACAAATTTCGCAAGATTGAAGATTCGGAAAAGCTTGATGAGTTATCAGGGCGTTTCAGTGGAATCATGACCGAGTGTGGAAGCGATCCACCTGTGGAACATGCCCTTTCAGCAGAGGATGCT GAGTGCTGCATTTGCCTTTCACCGTATGAAGATGGTGTAGAGCTACGTGAACTTCCATGCAACCATCATTTCCACTGTGGCTGCATAGATAAATGGTTGCACATTAATGCCACTTGCCCACTCTGCAAGTTCAATATTATAAAAAGCAACAACAATGGAGGGGAGGTGTAG
- the LOC121992193 gene encoding COP9 signalosome complex subunit 1-like produces MEGDDEAFDGAPMGNEEMFSNGGDIDDPRHTPISTLGKAGASGGGELMDVEAYASLYTGRTKVVRLLFIAKRCGNEAMQLEALRMAHDEIKKGEDTQLYHEVTARIGDRLGPQYALDQTWADIVDRRAEHRKEKLENEFNSYKTNMIKESIRMGYNDIADFYYAHGQLGDAFKNYVRTRDYCTTSKHIIQMCLNVILVSIELEQFMHVSNYVSKAEQTPEQLDPIMNSKLRCAAGLAYLETKKYKLAARKFLETGIELGNNYTDVIAPQDVAIYGGLCALASFDRTELKNKVIDNINFSNFLELVPEVRELINDFYASHYASCLEYLENLKPNLLLDIHLHDHIEMLYTEIRHKAIIQYTLPFISVELHTMAGAFKTSVAGLEKELEALITENKIQARIDSHNKILYARHADQRNATFQRVLQTGVEFERDVRAMLLRANLIKHESIMKSARKL; encoded by the exons ATGGAAGGCGATGACGAGGCCTTCGATGGGGCGCCGATGGGAAACGAGGAGATGTTCTCCAACGGTGGCGACATTGACGATCCGCGCCATACACCGATTTCTACCCTGGGAAAGGCAGGGGCTTCCGGAGGCGGCGAACTGATGGACGTGGAGGCCTACGCGTCACTCTACACTGGCCGGACCAAAGTGGTGCGGTTGCTTTTCATCGCCAAGCGCTGCGGCAATGAAGCTATGCAGCTGGAAGCCCTACGAATGGCTCATGACGAGATCAAGAAGGGGGAAGATACGCAACTTTACCATGAGGTCACTGCGAGGATCGGTGATCGGCTCGGCCCACAGTATGCCCTCGACCAAACCTGGGCGGACATTGTAGATCGGCGCGCTGAACATCGTAAGGAGAAGCTCGAGAACGAGTTTAATTCCTATAAG ACTAACATGATCAAAGAAAGCATCAGAATGGGCTACAATGACATAGCAGATTTTTACTATGCTCACGGTCAACTCGGTGATGCCTTCAAGAATTATGTCCGTACACGTGACTATTGTACTACTTCAAAGCACATAATCCAGATGTGTCTGAATGTCATTCTTGTCAGTATTGAGTTGGAACAATTCATGCATGTATCCAACTATGTGAGTAAAGCAGAGCAAACGCCAGAACAGTTGGATCCTATAATGAATTCAAAACTGCGGTGCGCTGCTGGTTTAGCATATCTTGAAACAAAAAAGTATAAGCTTGCAGCCCGGAAG TTTTTAGAGACAGGAATTGAATTAGGTAACAATTATACAGATGTGATAGCACCACAAGATGTTGCTATATATGGTGGACTTTGTGCACTTGCATCTTTTGATCGAACAGAGTTGAAG AACAAAGTTATTGACAATATTAACTTCAGCAACTTTTTAGAGTTGGTGCCAGAAGTAAGAGAACTTATAAATGACTTCTACGCAAG TCACTATGCATCATGCCTGGAGTATCTTGAGAATCTAAAACCAAATCTACTACTGGATATCCATCTGCATGATCATATTGAAATGCTTTACACAGAGATTCGCCACAAAGCCATCATTCAGTACACTCTTCCTTTCATTTCTGTCGAGCTTCATACAATGGCTGGTGCTTTTAAAACTAGTGTTGCTGGGTTAGAGAAAGAACTGGAGGCTTTAATCACCGAGAACAAAATTCAA GCTCGCATAGATTCACACAACAAAATTCTTTATGCAAGACACGCTGATCAAAGGAATGCAACCTTCCAACGCGTCCTACAAACTGGTGTTGAGTTTGAGAGAGATGTTAGAGCCATGCTGTTGAGAGCCAATCTGATCAAacatgaaagcataatgaagtcaGCTAGGAAGCTTTGA